A region from the Neomonachus schauinslandi chromosome 2, ASM220157v2, whole genome shotgun sequence genome encodes:
- the FGF17 gene encoding fibroblast growth factor 17 isoform X2 translates to MGATRLLPNLTLCLQLLILCCQTQYVRDQGAMTDQLSRRQIREYQLYSRTSGKHVQVTGRRISATAEDGNKFAKLIVETDTFGSRVRIKGAESEKYICMNKRGKLIGKPSGKSKDCVFTEIVLENNYTAFQNARHEGWFMAFTRQGRPRQASRSRQNQREAHFIKRLYQGQLPFPNHGDRQKQFEFVGSAPTRRTKRTRRPQPLT, encoded by the exons ATGGGAGCCACCCGCCTGCTGCCCAACCTCACTCT GTGCCTGCAGCTACTGATTCTCTGCTGTCAAACTCAG TACGTGAGGGACCAGGGCGCCATGACCGACCAGCTGAGCCGGCGGCAGATTCGCGAGTACCAGCTCTACAGCCGGACCAGTGGCAAGCACGTGCAGGTCACCGGGCGTCGCATCTCTGCCACCGCGGAGGACGGCAACAAGTTCG CCAAACTCATAGTGGAGACGGACACCTTTGGAAGCCGCGTGCGCATCAAGGGTGCCGAGAGTGAGAAATACATCTGCATGAACAAGAGGGGCAAGCTCATCGGAAAG CCCAGCGGGAAGAGCAAAGACTGTGTGTTCACGGAGATTGTGCTGGAGAACAACTACACGGCCTTCCAGAATGCCCGGCACGAGGGATGGTTCATGGCCTTCACGAGGCAGGGCCGGCCCCGCCAGGCTTCTCGCAGCCGCCAGAACCAACGAGAGGCTCACTTCATCAAGCGCCTCTACCAGGGCCAGCTGCCCTTCCCCAACCACGGCGACAGGCAGAAGCAGTTCGAGTTCGTGGGCTCAGCCCCCACCCGCCGGACCAAGCGCACACGGAGGCCACAGCCCCTGACGTAG
- the FGF17 gene encoding fibroblast growth factor 17 isoform X1, which produces MGATRLLPNLTLCLQLLILCCQTQGENHPSPNFNQYVRDQGAMTDQLSRRQIREYQLYSRTSGKHVQVTGRRISATAEDGNKFAKLIVETDTFGSRVRIKGAESEKYICMNKRGKLIGKPSGKSKDCVFTEIVLENNYTAFQNARHEGWFMAFTRQGRPRQASRSRQNQREAHFIKRLYQGQLPFPNHGDRQKQFEFVGSAPTRRTKRTRRPQPLT; this is translated from the exons ATGGGAGCCACCCGCCTGCTGCCCAACCTCACTCT GTGCCTGCAGCTACTGATTCTCTGCTGTCAAACTCAG GGGGAGAATCACCCGTCTCCTAATTTTAACCAGTACGTGAGGGACCAGGGCGCCATGACCGACCAGCTGAGCCGGCGGCAGATTCGCGAGTACCAGCTCTACAGCCGGACCAGTGGCAAGCACGTGCAGGTCACCGGGCGTCGCATCTCTGCCACCGCGGAGGACGGCAACAAGTTCG CCAAACTCATAGTGGAGACGGACACCTTTGGAAGCCGCGTGCGCATCAAGGGTGCCGAGAGTGAGAAATACATCTGCATGAACAAGAGGGGCAAGCTCATCGGAAAG CCCAGCGGGAAGAGCAAAGACTGTGTGTTCACGGAGATTGTGCTGGAGAACAACTACACGGCCTTCCAGAATGCCCGGCACGAGGGATGGTTCATGGCCTTCACGAGGCAGGGCCGGCCCCGCCAGGCTTCTCGCAGCCGCCAGAACCAACGAGAGGCTCACTTCATCAAGCGCCTCTACCAGGGCCAGCTGCCCTTCCCCAACCACGGCGACAGGCAGAAGCAGTTCGAGTTCGTGGGCTCAGCCCCCACCCGCCGGACCAAGCGCACACGGAGGCCACAGCCCCTGACGTAG